TCGTCGGTGCTGTCATCCGGGCCGTTGTCGCCCTCGGTGTTCCCGTCGGTTTCGGGCTCATCCGAGCCGGTGTCCGTGTCCCCGGTGTTCGTGTCGCCGGAGTCCGGCGCATTGTCACCGCTGTCGTCGCCTTCGGTCGAGTCGTCACCGCCGTCGGTCGAGTCGTCGGAGCCGTCGTCGGGCGGGTTGGTGTTGTCGTCGGGAGGTTCCTCCGACGTGTCCTGCTGCTCCTGCTCCTGCTGCGCCTCGTCGATCGCATCCTGCTGCGCCTGCTCGCGCAGATCGCGCTGCCGCTGGCGGACGAGTGACTTCGATACGCCCTGCGCCTTCGCAAGCTCCGAGATCAGCTCACCGCGTTTGGCTCGTAGGCCGGCCGCCGCGTCCTCTGCCGTCGCGACGGCGGCGTCGGCTTCCGCCTTTGCAGCGCGCGCCTCGTCCGCGAGACTCTCTCGCCGGTCGACGGCGCGCGCCGAACGCTTGGCGAGCAGCTCGTACACCTGCTTGCGCGCGTCGTACTTCTGCAGGTCGGCCGACAACGCGTCATCGATGCTCCGGTTGCCGCTGACCTGGTTGAGCAGGTCTTGCGGGCCGTTCTGCTCGAGCAGCGCCGACAGGTTCTCCAAGTCGGAGTTGCGGCTCGCATTCGCGGCGAGCGCCGTCGACATCCTGGCAATGGTGCGGTCGAGCTGTCGCTTCGCCGCCGCGGCGGCATCGACTCTCTTGCGCTCCTGTCGGCGGGCCTGGTGCAGCTTGTAGATCGCGCCGTTGTAGGCCTCTGCCATCCGCCCGGCTTCGACGCCGAGGTCGATGACGTTCTGCTCGGCCGTGGCGAGCTCGGCCTTGATGGCTCCGACGTCACGCGCTGCCTGGGCGGCCTCGTCCTTGGCCGCCTCCACCTCCGCGCGGGTGGGAGTGTCCTCGTCGGCGCTCGCCGTCGTAAGAGAGGCCGCGCACAACGCACAGGTGGTGACGGCGGCCAGGGCAAGGCGGGTACGTCGGGTGCGCACGCTGGCGCGTCGCGATGAGCTCGATGGACGCACGATGCATCCCTTTCGGTAGAGGACCGAGCCCCTTCCCCAGGGCTCGGGCACACGCCTCACGTACGACCCGGGATCACCGAGACCGACCGCGAAGGTTCGTACCGATAGGCAACTTAGTCCCCATTCGCCACAATGGGAACACTTCTCACTCAAATAACTTGAATCACACGGCGTGTCGGCTTGTGAATTACAGCGCTGTAGTTTTAATCTTCTCCGCTTTGCAGACTCCCGCATCTGCCAGTTCGACTACCGTCTGCCCCGATTCCTCGTCGCTGTCGGTCTCCCGCTTCCTTCAGTTCGGGAAAGACGCGGCGACGCGCGGAGGCGGCTCTTCGGTTCGGTTGCTCGGCGTCTTTCCCGCCACTTTAGGCTGGCCGCGAGGTAACGTTGGTTGCTTCCCAAGGACGATGGTCACTGTCCACGGGAAGTCTCCCTCGGGACAGCGCGGTTTGCCTTGGTACCAAGGCAAACCGCACGACGATCCGCGCGCGCCCGTACGAGTTGGCGCACTCCTGCCACGTCAGCCACGTACGTACCAACGGGCACGGCAACCGACCGCTTTGCACGGCGTCCCTGCCGTGCAAAGCGGCCCTTCACCATGTCTACTTGGTAAACGACGCACCTACCGGACCAGGAAAGTCCGACAGCGCCAGGCTCAAGCGGTCGCGAGGGCACACCCCTGCGCATCCGCCGCGCTGAAGATTCCCCGCCGACGCAACAGCGGCATCACACCCGCCGCAAACCGGCGTACCTCTCCCACCTGCGGGTTACTCGAAACGATGAACTCGTCGATGCCCAGGTCGTGATACTCCGCGATACATTCGGCAACTTCCTCGTCGGAGCCAACCAGGTCGGGTAGCCGGATGCCGAAGCGCAGAGTTCGCCCGCGGGTACGCGCCAACCCACGCATCCACTCGACCCTCTGCGCGACAGCTTCGACCGTCTCACCCCGCGCGAGGTAGACGTCGGCGTGGCGCGCCGCGACTTCCCCCGACTCCGCGGACGAGCCGCCGAAGTAGATCTCGGGCATCGAGTACGGCATGTCGTCCCATGCAGCACGCATTGCGTGCAGAAACTCATCGCAACGGCGCTCGTCGGTGGACGCGCCGTCAGCCGCGACGTTGAGCAACAACCGCTTGCCCGACATCCACTGGAACGCGCTCGCCAGCTGAGCGGCGAGCCTCGGGCTCAGCACGCCGGGGCGGACAGCAACAAGGAACTTCAACCGCTCGGTCTCGCGGGCAAGCGCGGCCGTCGCGATGAGCGCATCTTCGGATGACGCCTCGGTCGACGTCAGAACGGAGGTGAAACCGAGGTCATCGGTCGTGCGGGCGATCTGTGCGAGGTAGTCGAACGTTGACGGGCGGGACTGCTCGATCCGGCTCGCCGGAAGGTACCAATGAAACTTGATCGACATAGCCGTCATCATGTCGCGGAGCGGAGCATTAAATCAAGCGACTCACTCATATTTTCGGTGTCGTGAATCTCAGGGGTTGAGGTACGTCAGGAGTCGAAGGCGTCGAGAATGCGCCGCGCGGCAAGCGCTGCCGTGAGGTCACCGTCGCGTACCTGCTGCTCGGTCTTGTCCCGAATCGCCCGTACGTCTGCGTCGCGCTCGAGTCGTCCGAGGATCTGGTCGTGCACCATCGACCAGGTCCAGTCGACCGCCTGGCGACGGCGTTTCGCGTCGAACTCACCCGCCTCGGTGAGTACGCGCCGATGCTTGCCGACGGCCTCCCAGAACGCGTCCAGCCCCGTGTCTTCGAGTGCGCTCGTCGTGAGCACCGGTGGCCGCCACAACGACTCCGGGGGATGGATGAGCCGCATCGCACCGGCGAGCTCGCGGGCCGCCTTCTCCGCATCGCGTACGTGCGGACCGTCGGCCTTGTTGACCGCGAGTACGTCGGCCAGTTCGAGCACACCGCGTTTGATCCCCTGCAACTGGTCGCCGGTACGAGCCAGGGTCAGGAAGCAGAAGCAGTCGACCATGTTGGCGACCGTCACCTCCGACTGCCCGACGCCGACCGTCTCGACCAGGATCACGTCGAACCCGGCAGCCTCCAGCAACACGATCGTCTCCCGGGTCGCCTTGGCGACACCACCGAGCGTTCCGGAGGTCGGCGACGGACGGATGTACGCGTCCGAACTCGTGGCAAGACGCTCCATGCGCGTCTTGTCGCCGAGAATCGAGCCACCCGTACGCGTCGAGGACGGGTCGACCGCAAGTACGGCGACGCGATGGCCTCGCTCGATCAGGTACGTACCCATCGCATCGATGAAAGTCGACTTGCCGACACCGGGTACGCCGGTGATGCCGATGCGATGGCTTCCGCCGGCGTCGTCGAGGAGTCGCAGCAGCAACTGCTGCGCCGACTCGTGGTCGTCGGCACGGGTCGACTCGACCAGGGTGATCGCGCGTGCCAGGTCCGCTCGCGAGTCGTTACGTACGGCGTCGGCCAGCGCGTCGACGTCAACTCGACGGCGCGCCATCAGCCTTCGTCGTCCTCGAGCGTGAAGTCGAGCTGCGCGGCGAGTGTGCGCAGCAGGTCGGCGGCAGCGTCGGCGATGACCGTGCCCGGCGGGAAGATCGCGGTCGCGCCGGCTTCGTACAACGCGTCGAAATCGCCGGGTGGGATGACGCCGCCCACGACGACGAGAATGTCCGAGCGCCCGACCTTCGCCAGTGCGTCACGTAGCTCGGGTACAAGCGTCAGATGGCCGGCGGCCAGCGACGACACACCGATCAGATGTACGTCGGCGTCGGCCGCCTGCTGGGCGACCTCGTCCGGCGTCTGGAAGAGCGGACCGACATCGACGTCGAAGCCGAGGTCGGCGAAGGCGGTTGCAATGACCTTCTGCCCTCTGTCGTGACCGTCCTGACCCATCTTCGCGACCAGGATGCGTGGCCGGCGTCCGTCTTCGCGCTCGAAGGCCTCGACCAGCTTCATCGCCTTCGCGATATTGGGCGCCTTGCCCGCCTCGTCGCGGTACACACCGCTGATCGTACGGATCTGCGCCGAGTGACGCCCGTACGCCTTCTCGAGCGCGTCGGAGATCTCTCCGACTGTCGCCTTCGCTCGCGCAGCATCGATGCTGCGCGCCAGCAGGTTGTGCTCCATCCCGCCGCCGTCGGCGCGGGCTGCTTCGGTCAAGGCGTCGAGTGCTCGCTGAGTCTCGGCCTCGTCCCGCTCCTCGCGCAGGCGGCGCAGCTTGTCGAGCTGCTCGGCGCGTACGCGGGCGTTGTCGACCTTGAGCACCTCGATGTCGTCGTCGCCTTGCCCCGCGTCGACGACGTACTTGTTGACGCCGATCACCGGCTGCACACCGGAGTCGATACGCGCCTGGGTGCGCGCCGCAGCCTCCTCGATCCGCAGCTTTGGGATCCCCTCGTTGATCGCCTGCGTCATGCCGCCGGCGTCTTCGATCTCCTTGAGGTGCGCGCGGGCGCGTTCGACGAGGTCACTGGTGAGCTTCTCGACGTAGTACGAGCCGCCCCACGGGTCGATCGGTCGGGTCGTGCCCGACTCCTGTTGCAGCAGCAGCTGGGTGTTGCGCGCGATGCGCGCGGAGAAGTCGGTCGGCAACGCAAGCGCCTCATCGAGTGCGTTCGTGTGCAGCGACTGCGTGTGCCCCTGCGTCGCCGCCATCGCCTCGATGCAGGTCCGTACGACATTGTTGTAGACGTCCTGTGCAGTCAGTGACCAGCCGGACGTCTGACTGTGCGTACGAAGGCTGCGCGACTTCGGGTTGCTCGGCTCGAACTGCTCGACCAGCTCGCTCCACAGCAGTCGACCGGCGCGCAGCTTCGCAACCTCCATGAAGAAGTTCATCCCGATCGCCCAGAAGAAGCTCAACCGCGGGGCGAACGAGTCGATCGTCATGCCCGCATCGAGCCCGGCACGGATGTACTCGACGCCGTCGGCCAGCGTGTACGCGAGCTCCAGATCGGCGGTCGCACCGGCCTCCTGGATGTGATAGCCGGAGATGGAGATGGAGTTGAACCGCGGCATTCGCTCGCTGGTGAACGCGAAGATGTCGGAGATGATCCGCATCGACGGCGACGGCGGGTAGATGTAGGTGTTGCGGACCATGAACTCTTTGAGGATGTCGTTCTGGATGGTCCCAGCGAGCTGCTCGGGCTTGACGCCCTGCTCCTCCGCGGCGACGACGTACAGCGCGAGCACCGGCAACACTGCACCGTTCATCGTCATCGACACCGAAACACTGGAGAGGTCGATGTGGTCGAACAGCTGGCGCATGTCGTAGATGGAGTCGATCGCGACGCCGGCCATGCCTACGTCACCGGCTACCCGCGGATGGTCGGAGTCGTACCCGCGGTGGGTCGCGAGGTCGAATGCGACCGAAAGACCTTTCTGGCCGCTCGCGAGGTTGCGCCGATAGAACGCGTTCGACTCCGCGGCGGTGGAGAAGCCGGCGTACTGACGGATCGTCCACGGTTGGTTGACGTACATCGTGGGGTACGGCCCGCGTAGGTACGGCGCGGCGCCCGGCATCGTGTCGAGCGGATGGTTGGCAGCCGCTCGGTCGGCCGCGGTGTAGACCGACCGGATGTCGATTCCCTCCGGGGTGGTCCATGCCGTAGGGGCGGGTTTAGTGCCTTTGTCACTTGATGTTTCGCCCTCGAGCGATACATCGGCGAAGTTGCGGACCATCACGCCACCTCCAGCAGGTCGAGCAGCTCGGTCATCACGTGGACGACGTCGATTCCGGGCGCGAGATAGTCGTCCGGCGAGCCGACGGAGCTGATGAACGAGCGTTCCGAGCCGACGGCATACACCCGCGCGAGATGCCCAGATCGCAGCGCATCAACGGCATCCGACCCGATGCGCTCGTAGCGACCGTCGCCACCGCAGAGCACCGCGACCTTCAGGCTCGCCTCGCGTACCGCGGCGGTGAGTGTTTCGGCCTCCTCGGTCAGACCCGACTCGACAACATCGATGCCTGCACTCGCGAGCAGGTTTCTGGCGTACGTCGCGCGCTGGTTGTGCTCGGCTACGGGGCCGAGCGTCGCGAGGAAGACGCTCGGGCGTACGCCGGTTTCGGCGAGGTGGCGATCGGATCGGTCGCGCATGGCCTCGAACGGCTCGGCGTACCTCGCCACCGGGAGCAGACCGCCGTCGGGACTCGGCTTCGGCTCGACGCTCGGCTCGCCGAGGTTGGGAAACTCGTTCACCCCCGTGACGCTCGTCCGCCGGTGTGCGATGTCGTCGGCGCGGGTCGTACGCGTTGCGTCGAGCCGCTCCGCGATGGCGCCGGAATCGAGCGCGGCGGCAAATCCACCCGCCCGCTCGATCTCCTGGAACACCTGCCACGCCTGGTCGGCGAGCGACTCGGTCAACTGCTCGACGTACCAGGAACCCCCGGCGGGATCGATCACGGCGCCGACATGCGACTCCTCCAGCAACAGCAGTTGGGTGTTACGTGCTATGCGTGCGGCGAACCGCTCAGAGGCACCGGGGGCACCACCGGCGAGGGCGCTGTCGAACGGTTGCACCGTCACGTCATCCGCACCGCCGACACCGGCCGCGAAGCCGGCGAGCGTTGTGCGCAGCATGTTCACCCACGGATCGCGCTGCGCCATCATCGCCTGTGACGTGACGGCGTGTTGGGCCGCAGCACCGGCTTCCGGGGCGTCCAGCACCTGAGCGATGCGTGCCCACGCCTTGCGGAACGCCCGCAGCTTCGCGATCCCGGCGAACTGGTCGTCGGTGACCGCGTGCCGGAACTCCACTGCTTCGAGAGCCTGCTCGGCAGTGAGCCCGCCATCGACGAGCGCGCGTACGTACGCGACACCCGCCGCGAGGCTGACGCCCAGCTCCTCTGCGTTACTGGCGCCGGCATCGTGGAAGACGGTGCCGTCGACCACGAGCGTACGAATGGTTTCGGGGCGGTCCGCCACGCGTACGGCGAGCGCGACCGCGTCGTCGATGCCGGCTCCGTCGACCGTCGTGCCGTTACGGATGTGCAGCCCGAACGGATCGGCGCCGAACCGCAACCGCACCTGGGAGGGTTCATCGATTGCTGTCCCGTCGACCGCAGCGAGCAGCGCATCGGATGCCTCTGCGAATGCAGACCCGGCGTCCAGTCGCACCGGCGCGAGGTCGAACAGTACGCCCTTCAAAGCCGCGGCGAGATCGCTCGGCACGACGCCGACGACCCCATCACGGTCGACGGCCAGCCAAACCGAGCTGACGCCGTTGTTCAGATCGTCAAGGAGCAGACGGTTCGTTGCCGCCGCATCGCCGCGCTCGCCATATCGTGCGCAGACACCCCAGCCGGCCGCATCGGCACTGACTCCTCGGGTGAAGGGCGCGACGCCGGGAAGGGGAGCCTCCGCGAGCTCGTCGCCCGGCGTGTACAGCGCAGCGACGGTGACCCCGTCGTACGTCTCCGTGTCGAGCAACCGCTCCGGTTCCGGCCCGAGCTCTGCCGGATCGACCTTGCGACCCTTGGCGAGCACACCGGCAACGGCTCGCCGCCAGCTTTCGTACGCAGCGGGTTGCTGGGGAGCCGACTGGGGGTTCATGGGGCCGATGTTACGGCTCATTCACCCTGCCCGTCTCTGTGAGGTTGTTCGCAACAGCGACCGGCTTCGGCATCCACGATGAACCCGTCCGCGATACGAGATCCGCCCCTGCCAGTTCTGTTACTCGACGGTAACCTCGCGCCCATGTCTCGCCTCCGCGCATTCGCCGCCGCCCTTCTCGGCACGCTCCTCGCAGCCGGGCTCCTCGTGTCGGCATCCGCTGCTCCCCCACCCGCCCAACAGGCATCGGACGACCCGTTCTTCAGCTATCACGGTGACAAGCCGCTCAGGTCGTACAAGCCCGGTGCCGTCCTGAAGACCCGGACCGTGCCGTATCACGTCACCGGTATTCCGACGCCGGTCGACGTCGTCCAGCTGCTCTACCGCACCGTTGACGCGCAAGGCCGGCCGACGGCCAACGCGACGTCGGTCGTACTGCCGCCGGGGCCCAAGCACAGCGTGCGCGCCGTTGCGTACCAGTCGTTCTACGACTCACTCAACCCGGCCGACAGCCCGTCGCGCATCTTCGCCGGCGACGTCAGCTTCGGTGGCGCAATCGCCAACGTCGAGACGGTGTTCCTCGCACCGCTGCTGGCCAAGGGCTACCCCGTTGTCGTCGCGGACACTCAGGGGCCGACCGCCGACTTCGCCGCCGGACCCGAGTACGGCAAGGCGACGCTCGACTCGCTGCGCGCCGCACGACGGTCCAGCAAGACCGGCCTGACCCCGCAGACCGACATCGGCCTGCTCGGCTACTCCGGTGGCGCAATCGCCACCAACTGGGCCGCAACGCTCGCTCCGACGTACGCGCCCGGCGTCAACGACAAGATCGTCGGCGCCGCCGAGGGCGGACTTCTGGTCGCGCCGGCACACAACCTCGACTACATCAGTGGTACGCCGGGATGGGCGGGTGTCGCGGCGATGGCCGTCGCCGGGGTCGCCCGCGCGTACGACATCGACTTCGACAAGTACCTCAACGCGCACGGCCGCGAGGTGATGACGAAGATGCAGAAGGCTTCCATCGCGAACGTGCTCTTCCAGTACCCCGGCCTCACCTGGGCACAGCTGGTCAAACCTGAGTACTCCGACCCCAACTCGATTCCGGAGTACGTAAGCGCCGTCAACAAGATCAACCTCGGCTCGCGTCCGTCCCCGACGGTGCCGATGTTCATCGGGCAGGGAGCGAACGGCATCCTCGAAGGCACACCTGGCAACAAGGCGGGCATCGGCCCGGGCGACGGCGTGATGATCGCGGGAGACGTACGGACGCTCGCGCGTCAGTACTGCTCGGACGGCGCGACGGTGAAGTACAAGCAGTACAACCTGCTGAGCCACGTGCCCACGGCTCTCGCATGGGCGCCAACCGCGATGGGCTGGCTCGACGACCGGTTCGCCGGCACCCGGGCTCCGTCGGACTGCGGCTCGATTCCGAAGGGCAACCCGCTCACGCCGGAGCAGGTCTCCCGCTAGTGTCCTCAACGCAGAGCGGCGTCGACCACCGCACGTGCTTCCTCCTGGACGCGAGCGAGATGGTCGGCGCCGCGAAACGACTCGGCATAGATCTTGTAGATGTCCTCGGTGCCGGACGGGCGCGCAGCGAACCACGCTTGGTCGGTGCACACCTTGAGGCCTCCGATCGCGGCGCCGTTGCCGGGAGCCTCGGTCAGCTTGGCGGTGATGGGGTCGCCGGCGAGCTCATCGGCTGTGACCGCGTCGGGGCTCAGCGATTTGAGCTTCGCCTTCGACGTCCGGTCGGCCGGCGCATCCACCCGCGCGTACGCGGGCTCGCCGTACTGTTCGGTCAGCCCGGCGTACAGCTCACCAGGGCTGCTGCCCGTCACGGCCTTGATCTCCGATGCCAACAGGGCAAGGATGATGCCGTCCTTGTCGGTGCTCCACGTCGTGCCGTCCTTGCGCAGGAACGACGCACCCGCGCTCTCCTCGCCACCGAAGCAGATCGTGCCGTCGAGCAGACCGGGCACGAACCACTTGAAGCCGACCGGAACTTCGACGAGCCGTCTCCCGAGGCCGCCGACGACCTTGTCGATCATGCCGGACGAAACGAGGGTTTTGCCGATCGCGACGTCGCTCGCCCAGTCGCGGTGACGAGCGAGGTAGTCGATCGCGACGGACAGGAAGTGGTTGGGGTTCAGCAGCCCGGCGTCAGGTGTGACGATTCCGTGGCGGTCGGCGTCGGCGTCATTACCCGTCGCGATGTCGTACCGATCGCGCTGCTCGATCAGCGACGCCATCGCGTACGGGGACGAGCAGTCCATCCGGATCTTGCCGTCATGGTCGAGCGTCATGAACGCCCATTGCGGATCGACGGTGCCGTTCACGACCGTCAGATCGAGCCGATGTCGCTCGGCGATCGCGCCCCAGTACGCGACGCTTGCGCCGCCGAGCGGGTCGGCACCGATGCGTACGCCCGCTGCTCGGATCGCGTCGAGGTCGAGGACGGAGGGCAGGTCGTCGACGTAGTGCCCGAGGAAGTCGTACGTATCGGCAGCCGCCCTCGCCCGCTCGTACGCCACTCGCCGCACGCCATCGAGGTCCCCGCGCAGTAGGTCGTTGGCGCGGTCCTCGATCCACGAGGTGGCGTCTGTGTCGGCCGGGCCGCCGTTCGGCGGGTTGTACTTGAATCCGCCGTCACGTGGCGGGTTGTGCGACGGCGTGACCACAATGCCGTCGACGGTGCCGTGCGTGCCGAGGCGGTTGAGCCGCAGGATCGCATGCGATACCGCAGGCGTGGGCGTGAATCCGTCGGCCGAGTCGACGAGCACGGTCACGTCGTTGCCGACGAGCACCTCCAATGCACTGCGCCACGCGGGCAGCGACAGCGCGTGGGTGTCGCGCCCGATCACGATCGGGCCGTCGTACCCCTGGGCTCGCCGGTAATCGACGATCGCCTGGGTGGTCGCCAGGATGTGGTGCTCGTTGAACGCACCGTCCAGGCTCGACCCGCGATGGCCGGACGTACCGAAGGCAACACGCTGGGCGACGTCGCGCGGATCGGGCCGTAGGTCGTAGTACGCCGCGGTCAGCGCATCGATGTCCGTGAGGTCTTGCGGTTGTGCGGGCGTGCCGGCGCGAGAGTGCATGTGGGCATCGTGGCATGCCCGCAGCACTAGGTGCGCCTGCGGCTGGGTGCGGTACCGACCCGGACCTCCTCGGCCACCTCACGAAACGCGACGGCCGCGTTCTCGAAGTAGTCGAACAGCACCGCTCGCTGCTCGGCCGAGTAGCCACCGATCACCTCGCCCAGCCGGCGCCGCGCAGGCTCGACCGCTCGCTCGAGGTCCAACGCATCCGGTATTGACTCGACGAGCACCTTGCGCCGGTCTGCGGGATCGGCCACCCGGCGTACGTAACCGGCACGCTCCAGGCGATCGATGAGCCGCGTCGTCGCACCCGTCGTGAGCCCGGTCCGCACGGCGAGCTGCCCGGAGGTCGCCGCGCCTTCGAGCTCGATCAGGCTGAGGGCGTACCACTCCGAGGGACTGAGCCCGGCCGCCTCGGCCGCGGCCATGCTGTACAGGCCGACCGCGTCGAGGTAACGGCGATAGGCCGTCTGCCGGTCGCCCGGCTTCGGACTCGGCATGGTGGACTCCTCCTTGATTTATCTGCATATGTGCAGATATTGTCATTGTGCAGGTTGTTTCGACCATATCAGCCGAGAAGGAGCTGGACCTCCATGCAGACCTCCAACCCACATACGGACACTCGTACCGACGTCATCCGACTACTCGACGACCTCTCAGACGCCTGGAATCGCGGAGACGCCGAGGCGTACGGCGAGCTGTTCACCGAGGACGCTTCCTATGTCACGTACGTCGGCACGCACTACCGCGGGCGCGCCGACATCGTGGCCTCACATCGGGCGTTGTTCGAGACCTTCCTCAAGGGCACCAGACTCTCGTACGAACTCGTCGAGCTGCACCGTTACGGCACGGACACCGCCGTGGTCGTGACCCGCGGCGAGAATGCGAAAGGGACACCGAAGAGGCTCACGAAGGTTCAGTCGTACACGCTCGTACGCGAGGACGGCGGCGAGTGGCGGGTGGCGGCGTTCCACAACACCAAGCGCAAGACACTGATGGAGCGCATCTCCTTCGTGTTCGCGCCTGCGACTCGACCGCAGCTTTACGGCACCAGCAACTGACGCAGTGTCGCGGCGAAGACCTCGACGTCGAGATTCGGATCGAGTGAGCGCTGTGCGCCGAGCCCGATCGACAGGCTGAGCACGATGGTTGCGATCTGCTCGGCGGGCAGGACCGGTTTGAGGCCCAGATCGGCAACACCCTTGTTCACCAGGTGCTCGATCGCCTGTCGCACCGACTGGTGTCTCGTCGCGATCTGCTTGGCGACGAACGGGTTGTGCCGGGCGATGGACGCGAACTCGACCTCGAGCGCGGTCCATTTCGGCTGACCCAGGTGCTCGCGCGCCCACCACGCGAGCGCTTCGAGCGTCTCGTCGAGCGTGTCCTTGCCTTCCATCGCCTCCGCGGCGGCCCTGACCTGTTCGGAATGCAGATCGTCGAGAACTGCCAGGCCGAGCGCCTCCTTACCGGAGAAGTTGGAGTAGACGGCACCCTTCGAGAAGCCGGCCTCGACAGCAACGCGATCGAGAGATGTTGCGGCGAAGCCGTCGCGCAGGAACAGGTCTCGTGCGACCGAGATCAATGCCTCGCGTGTCTGCGCCTGCCGTTCGGCGCGCGTACCGGCGACCATCCAACCTCCTCGGCGCGTACGTCGTCGGGCAGACAGCCTACGCCTGACCCCTTGGCGGCGATTCCAGATACCGTTAGTATCTGAGTATGGTCCAGACTACCGACGTGCTGATCATCGGGACCGGCTTCTCCGGTCTCGGCATGGGCATCCAGCTGCGCAAGGCCGGCCGCGAAGACTTCATCATCGTGGAAAA
The sequence above is drawn from the Nocardioidaceae bacterium SCSIO 66511 genome and encodes:
- the pgm gene encoding phosphoglucomutase (alpha-D-glucose-1,6-bisphosphate-dependent); its protein translation is MHSRAGTPAQPQDLTDIDALTAAYYDLRPDPRDVAQRVAFGTSGHRGSSLDGAFNEHHILATTQAIVDYRRAQGYDGPIVIGRDTHALSLPAWRSALEVLVGNDVTVLVDSADGFTPTPAVSHAILRLNRLGTHGTVDGIVVTPSHNPPRDGGFKYNPPNGGPADTDATSWIEDRANDLLRGDLDGVRRVAYERARAAADTYDFLGHYVDDLPSVLDLDAIRAAGVRIGADPLGGASVAYWGAIAERHRLDLTVVNGTVDPQWAFMTLDHDGKIRMDCSSPYAMASLIEQRDRYDIATGNDADADRHGIVTPDAGLLNPNHFLSVAIDYLARHRDWASDVAIGKTLVSSGMIDKVVGGLGRRLVEVPVGFKWFVPGLLDGTICFGGEESAGASFLRKDGTTWSTDKDGIILALLASEIKAVTGSSPGELYAGLTEQYGEPAYARVDAPADRTSKAKLKSLSPDAVTADELAGDPITAKLTEAPGNGAAIGGLKVCTDQAWFAARPSGTEDIYKIYAESFRGADHLARVQEEARAVVDAALR
- a CDS encoding MarR family transcriptional regulator, with the translated sequence MPSPKPGDRQTAYRRYLDAVGLYSMAAAEAAGLSPSEWYALSLIELEGAATSGQLAVRTGLTTGATTRLIDRLERAGYVRRVADPADRRKVLVESIPDALDLERAVEPARRRLGEVIGGYSAEQRAVLFDYFENAAVAFREVAEEVRVGTAPSRRRT
- a CDS encoding SgcJ/EcaC family oxidoreductase, yielding MQTSNPHTDTRTDVIRLLDDLSDAWNRGDAEAYGELFTEDASYVTYVGTHYRGRADIVASHRALFETFLKGTRLSYELVELHRYGTDTAVVVTRGENAKGTPKRLTKVQSYTLVREDGGEWRVAAFHNTKRKTLMERISFVFAPATRPQLYGTSN
- a CDS encoding TetR/AcrR family transcriptional regulator, with the protein product MVAGTRAERQAQTREALISVARDLFLRDGFAATSLDRVAVEAGFSKGAVYSNFSGKEALGLAVLDDLHSEQVRAAAEAMEGKDTLDETLEALAWWAREHLGQPKWTALEVEFASIARHNPFVAKQIATRHQSVRQAIEHLVNKGVADLGLKPVLPAEQIATIVLSLSIGLGAQRSLDPNLDVEVFAATLRQLLVP